The stretch of DNA TTTGCAGGTATTATCTACGATTGGGCGGGTGGCAGCGACGGATGCTTCGATTTTGATCCTGGGTGAAAGTGGGACCGGCAAAGAGCTGATTGCGGAAGCCATTCACCAGAATAGTCAACGCCAAGATGCCCCATTTGTAAAAGTTAACCTGGGAGGTATCTCCGCCTCCCTTTTTGAAAGTGAAATGTTTGGCCATAAACGGGGCGCTTTTACCGACGCGAGGTTTGACCGAAAAGGACGTTTTGAGATGGCGCATAAAGGGAGTATTTTTTTAGATGAAATTGGAGAGTTAGAGATGGGGAGCCAGGTGAAATTGCTGCGGGTTTTGCAAGATAAAACCTTCGAAATCCTGGGCAGCAGCCGAACCCAGTCGGTCGATGTCCGAATTATTAGTGCGACGAATCGAAACCTTGCAGAAATGGTAAAAGCAAACCAATTTCGCGAAGACCTCTTTTATAGGATCAACTTGATAACGGTCTACCTACCAGCCTTGCGCGAGCGCCCCGGAGACATCCCCTTGTTGGTCAACCACTATGTTAATAATTTAAAAACGATTTATAAGCGACCCAATATTAAGGTGACCCAAGCGGCCATCAATTGGCTGAAAAACTTTGATTTTCCCGGCAATATTCGCCAGCTGAAAAACCTGGTGGAAAGAACGGTACTCATTTGTGCTAATGAGGAATTAACCCCCGAAGATTTTATCAACAACCTTAGTCCGATGATTAGCACCACCCCCGATGCATCC from Saprospiraceae bacterium encodes:
- a CDS encoding sigma-54 dependent transcriptional regulator encodes the protein MILIIDDDKAVQVSLQLLLKQHGWTSLTAATPAEALMRIEQQLPSLILLDMNYTVETTGEEGLALLKEIKKRAPQVPVILITGWATIELAIEGMKAGAKDFISKPWTNEALLQSIRTTLALQQGTASSLSRRKLDEIYDFSHIIGEDPKFLQVLSTIGRVAATDASILILGESGTGKELIAEAIHQNSQRQDAPFVKVNLGGISASLFESEMFGHKRGAFTDARFDRKGRFEMAHKGSIFLDEIGELEMGSQVKLLRVLQDKTFEILGSSRTQSVDVRIISATNRNLAEMVKANQFREDLFYRINLITVYLPALRERPGDIPLLVNHYVNNLKTIYKRPNIKVTQAAINWLKNFDFPGNIRQLKNLVERTVLICANEELTPEDFINNLSPMISTTPDASELPPVGSITLDEMEKEMILKAMAHHQNRISKVANALGLTRSALYRRLDKYHIPYNE